The nucleotide sequence TCCTTTGCATAAGAACATTTGGACTAACGAGAAGACACACACACATAGAAAGCGATGTCTGAACTCTTGCTCCTCCTTGTATTCTCTTCTCTTGCGTCCCTGACGACGTCGGTCGCCGACGACTACACTGGCTTCGTCTATGCCGGGTGCTCGCAGCTCAAGTACACCCCCGACTCGCCCTACCAACTCAACGTCGAGTCCCTACTGTCTTCCATCGCCAACGCCGCCACCTTCTCCTCCTACGCCAACTACACCTCCGCCTCAGCCGCCGCCTCCTCCCCGGTCTACGGCCTCTTCCAGTGCCGCGGTGACCTCTCTTCCTCCGACTGCAATTCCTGCGTCCGCTTCGCGCTGTCCCAGCTCTCCGCCTTCTGCCCCTTCACCGCCGGCGCCGCCGTCCAGCTCAACGGATGCTTCCTCCGCTACGGCAACGATTCCTTCGTCGGCAAGCCCGACACCAGCGTCCTCAGCAAGAATTGCGGGCCTGTCGCCGGCGGCGGAGGGTACAACTCGGACGTGCTCGGCATGCGCGACGCAGCGCTCGCCAGCCTGGCGTCGGGCTTCACCGGTGGGAGCTACAGGGTCGGCGCCGCCGGCTCCGTACAGGCGATGGCGCAGTGCGTCGGCGACCAGGGCGCGAAGCAGTGCAACGACTGCGTGGCGGCTGCGGTGGCGCAGCTCAAGGCCGCCTGTCCGTTCGCCGTCGCCGGCGATGCTTACCTCGGCAAGTGCTACGCCAAATACTGGTCCAGTGGAGTCTACCATTCCGATACTAACGATCATGGTAACCGCTCCTTCCTCTGATCACCGACGGTGCTCCTACTCTCTGCTTTCTTGTGCTGTTTTTGGAATTTAGTCTACTAAATTATATACTTGTAATGGTCTTTTGATGTGATATTGTGATGAAAATTGACCATAAATCTGCTTGTTTGGTATAGTTTGTGACTTAAGCTTATCAACTTTTGTTGCATATTCTCTGTCTTGCTTGTAGTTATTGTAATTAGTTTTTGGTTAGTATTTTTTATGTAGCAATGAGATCATACTATGACCATCTTCTTCCATAAAATGGTTCTATTTTCACTAGCAAACATCCTAGTGGAGAATCCATGATCTTGTGTTCTATCAATAATTTGCTTGGAGGGTTCAAATTGATCCATCACAATTAATAAGTAGGCCAGCAAGTAACATGTGTGCTATACAGATGCATCTTAGTTATCTACTCTTGATTTAGTCATTAGATTGTATATATTGATTTAGTTATACTTGGTGGAAATTAATTAAGTCTTCATCAATTTATGCAACTGCAGTATTCATTGCTCTCTTTGATAGGACAGTGTTTGCCACTCTAAGTAGACCTCATGCCTTCCAAAAGGGAAGTTGGACCATAGATTGGCATCCTCTGACAAATCAACTTCAGATCACATCATCATTCAATTATTGAAGTCCTTTGAAGGAGTCTCTACTAATTGTATAGAGTTCTATTAACTTCATTAACATTAATTTGTCCATTGATTCTCTCATTTCAGAGTTTACACACTGTGCATCCTAACATGATTTGCCCTGAGTTGGTGTTTCATTTGTTCAAAGTTAGACTGATGAACCATAAAAGTTGGTTGGTAGCAGTTTGATCAATTCAAAGCATGGATGGGTCCACACAAGAGTTTCTACATTGGAAGACCACACATTTGTTCTAATCTAATCCCTTTCTCCCTCTACATATCAAGGATTTGTAGCCCCTGCTCCACCTTTATAAATCCTAACAGTGACAATGTTTCTGCAATAATTCATTATATTGCTGGACATTGCTGGTTTAGTGGCCACGAAAACCATATTTCTGTAAATTTTAGTCTCTGAAACTTCTGAATGGAGGTTTTAGAACCATCCAAATTTATCTTGAAATGGTAGGAATCCTTGTTTAAGATTCTAATTCAACTCTATCTCTATATAAAACATACTATAGCTTACATATAATGACAACAAAAGATAAAGAGCAAGATAAAACATCAAAAAAAGAAGGCTTTATTGCACAAGTGTACATAAAAGTTACTTgataaaaacaataaatgagtacaGCCAAAATTTAGTATTGTTGAAATTTGTGTATCTTAAGATCTTAAAATTTGGAGTTGAAAAATTAAATAAGTATGTTACAAATTGAATGAGGTATATCATCTTTTATCTGTTACCTTCACAATGTCTCCTGGAAACCTTTTCCAAATAGTTTCTCATTTCCAATGCAATTAACCTTTTCTTCAGGTGATCAGGTTGGGAAAACAGTGGCAATCATCATTGGGCTCATTGTAGTAGTTGCACTCATAATAATCTTGGCTGCCTTCCTCAAAAAAGTTGGAAATTCTGGTCACTCTCATCCTCCTGCTCAATCTGATCTATATATGCATCTTGTATCCATATTATCATCCAGTTCAAATCCCCTAACATATGTTGTTTTGGTCCATTTGCAGGTAAAGACTAAGTTGAAGTGGAGGTAATTGCTTTTGGCACCTTTCTCCAAGTTTTACCTTCTTTATTTTGATGTTTCTTTTCAGTAAATAATGTTGGGTTTCCTTGAATGAGTAAAGTTGACAAAACAGATAGAAGGAGAAGATTCCATGTGCAAATAATCTACATTGTAGTTTGCATTTTCTAGTGAGTTATTCTTATCTATGAGGTGGATCTTTTCTTGAGCATGTTGTTCTTGTCTCTTGAGTTGGTGGTATGTGGTCTGTGATAGAGATCAGGGTATCATGGTAGGTGACACAGATTCATGTTCTTGGGATTGCTTGAATCTTAATCAAAGTAAATGGGATATCCTTTTGCTTACCAACTCAATCATTTCAACCAACTCAACTCAATTGGCTGTTGATTGGGGTTGATTAATGCAAAGATTGCTTATATAAGAATTCTTTTCTATTCATACATTAGGAGTTACTACTGATCAACCTCTGTTTTATCAGTATTCATAATTTGTTATTGTCATTTTTAATAGTATACAAATATTTGAAGAAGTCTTTTTTACCTATGTAATGTATTCGACAAACCGTCATATCAATTTtcaattaagaaataaaaattccaATAATGAAGATTTGatctaattaataaaaaaagtagTCTACTGAAAGAATAGAAAGATTTTTTAACCTTAAATTATATCtttaaatcaaaaaatataatattatattccaTATGTTTGGTTAAGATCAAGTGTGATATTATGATATAGCTTGTGAATTTCTTTGTGTCCATCAAATTAAGATTTATACCGATCGATCATAATTAACTAAATTTATTTCTCTAATCCATAAACTAAGCGGAGATATTTgttatgatatattttaaaattgggcattatattttcatcattttttttaataatttttcttcGATACTTAAGTTAGCGAAAGGAGGGCTTTAAAGAATTAAAACCGCTAGAGCACTATAAAATAGGCTATagattttttctttatatatgaGTTAAAAAGGGTATGCATTGTTAACGACATAATGGCCTCCTTGCTGAGTGCATTAAAAGAAtcccatatatatacatatatttatgtatttattgGTGAATGATGTTTTTGCTTActgctcacacacacacacactctctctctctctctctctctctttcacagACACAACCAAGCATGCACGCGAATGCACATAAACAACATGAAAGCTAAGTTAAAGTTTGATCTGCTGGCCAACAAATTGAACTGTTGATGGGACCTGATTAATGCATTCATGAAATCCCACCAACATCTTCCGGCTATAGTATTTACAGCTAACGTGGTGGGTGCTGCTGCCAGTACTGGTTAGCCCTATCTTCCTACCTTCAATTAGAACCGAAAAGAAGTGCATGGGTCGTCATCTCACTGTCGAACGAATCCTGTACAAATCGAATCAGTAAGCCTGATCAATAATGTTAAGAGAACTAGTTGCAGATGACTACTGAACTGCTTGTCTTGGGTGCAAATCCACATGCATTTACTTCTTGATCATTTAGACTTTTCTCCTTGACCTTGTCTCTCCTCCTCCTGCACTTGTTTCTCCAGTTCATGTGGAGGACAAGAGGAGAGATTTATGTAGAGTCCAAGAGGTGGCATCTCAATCTCAAGTTCATGGCTGGAGTTGGTTCTGCTGTCAACTTAAAGGAGATCATGGACAACATGAATGGTAGGAACAACAAGATATAGAGAGGCTAATGTGGGTGGGTGTGCAGATAACTCCTCACCACAGCAATAATCCACTAAAATAAAACATATATAGAGTTGTGTTTGGCAGCAAGAGTATAGCTGGTACTCAGCACAGAAAAGAATAAGGAAACTTTCATTGATTTTGTGGCTCAGGACTTGACATATTTCTATCATCTGACAAAGAAATTGAAGCTTAACATAATGAAGACATAAACTTGGATGGAACATAAGCTAGAGAACTTTAAGTGTAAAAAATGGTTGGATATATTAGACATTGTCTTTCTAGTGTTAGTTTCATTAACAAGGTTATGAATTTGTTGCATCAACATCTAGCTAGGGAGACAATGAACACAGAAAATAGACTTAATTGCACATATCttacaaaagttgtattcttctATGTCTTTGTGGCTTACAATCTACTTTTCATGgactttcatcttttttttttcttcatatttaaAATTATCATAACAAATAAATTGAGGGATGAAAGCTTAATCTTGTCTCTATAAAATCCAATAGCTATCAAAAAATGGcttgaatataaatatatataactagCATATCCCATATATGACACTTAATAAAGGCTTTTGGATGTTAATTAGACTCCAAATAGGACTCTAATGGTCTCCTAAAGTTGCCTTAAAAATTAGTGATGAAGATATATCTTAACCAAGATGTCTCTTGGGCTTAATTTGGATCATAGCTTAGACATGAATCTCTTGGGCTTAGGAAGTAATATTTTAGTTATCTATATCAAATATATAAAACAAATCTTCATTGCAAATACACTATTTTACTAAAAGAACTCTCctatattttcaatattttttaattaactaTAATGTTTGAAGGACTGACTTATTAGGTGTAGTAAGTTGACTTGTGAAAGAATGAATTTGCATCAAAGTAGTTCTCATCCATCAAGTTCACCTTGTCCCCATGATGATGATCCAAATCCTTGAGAAATATTTATTAGGTATAGTAACTTGATACTGGCTTTGACTTAGAGATACGACTTGAGACCTTATTCATACAAATAATTTAAACCGTATCTATGAGCTTTCCTTATAATTAAATAGAATAAATATCTTCTAAACCTTAGATACTAGAAAAGTAAATCtactaatgatgatgatgattgtagATACCTCAAAGGTTAAAGGTTTAGACCAACCATTATGACTTGCATCAATCCTGCAATGCAAGAAACTATCATgcagtaaaaaaaatcatatggcgAAGCCCCTAACACTGCCTTGTTCAATGAACTCAAACTTGTCTTTTATACACAAATTCttgtaatctctctctctctctctctctctctctcgggcaaTTTTAGGTGTCTCTATTCTAATGTCAATTCATGCAGGCTCACCACTACATATGGTAGACTATTTCTCTGTTATTATTCTTAAGAAACATGTCCACCATAATTGTTATAAAGAAATTTTCTTCTTCCAAGTATCTCTCCATATCCATCCAGCCATGCCAATCTGCCAAAAGTTAAGAAGCTTTCTCCACCGTCTCCTATCATGCTCATTGCATGCACTTTCGGcaaaagcaaaaagtgcaaaaggaAGATGAAGAAAAGGCTCTCTTTATGTGACCAAAAAGAAGAACAAGGATGATTTCTTGATGCAGTTTGAAGTCCTGAAGATTTATCTCCATGATTTAAGGAACAATAGTCACTACTTTGTTCAGTAAAATGTGAATTATCATCCAATTTAAGTTGTATTTGGATCAACATTTTGACCTGATAACTCAAATATCGACCCATTCCCATTTTTCTACGGACAATGAACCTAATATGTTTTAGTCAATCGAATTATGCAAATTGATATAATATATCGATTTTGTGAGATAATATATTCATCAGTATATACATTTCAaacttatataaaattttattttaaaatttactagaaattattttttttctttttaaaattaataGGATTCTAATAACATTAAGCGGAATTCAATATTCAATATTAAAATCTCCACAATAATAACAATTTTTAATTTCGATATATATTTGTAAATTTTTTGATAAGTTATGTTGATGCTTATCAGCTAAATCTAAAAATTTctgatgaaataatttttttttgtaattataaATAAGCACaagtaaaagaaaacaaaatgaaataatatattaaaatcccAATTGATTGCTCCTCGGAATCTCTTTCTACCCCTAACTTCCCGGGGAACGCGGGCCGGCCACTGGGACCCACCTGAAAAGCCTTCATAGTACCAATCACAAAGTAGGTTCGTCGATGGGTAATCGATGATGTGGTACGAAATATATCTGCCGCCCGCGACACCCAGAACCACATCCCACGTCTTCCAAGCCTAGCCAAGCCTGACACGTgtcaaactcaggataagtcCTCCGAGGCGTTCCCTGGAATCGACGGCCTGATCTTACCGATAGGAAAGCGCGGGACTTACGTGGACCGTCTGGCCGGGTCCCGCACAATGGAACCTCTCCCGACCAATTAATTCAAATTAATTCCTTGTTTTAGCTTCCTATGCCCTTTCTTCTGTGTTCCTCTTATTTAATGTAAGATGCCGGCCCTTAACTCGCTCGCCTGCTTCCGACGGAGCATAGAAGTCGTCGTCGAgttcgaggaggagaaggggagagactACTTTATGGCTTGATGAGCTTCAATAGACTTGACCATCCAATGATGGCGTCCGGTCGCCGCACGATGGGCTCGCTGTTGcgtctcttccttttcttctctttcttctgctCGTTGTTCGGCGGCGGAGCGCCCGACGATCTCGCCTCCGACCGCGCCGCGCTCATCGCCTTCTCCGCGGCCGTCTCCGGTGTCACGCGGCGGTGGAACGTCTCCGACCCCTCGCCGTGCGCCTGGTACGGCGTCACCTGCGCCTCCAACCGCGTCACGGAACTCCGCCTCCCCGGTTCGTACCTCCTCGGTCGGATCCCGTCTGGCACCCTCGCCAATCTAACCGCGCTCCGCGCGCTCAGCCTCCGCTACAACCTCCTCTCCGGCAGCCTCCCACCGGACTTCGCCGCCCTCGCCAACCTCCGATATCTCTACCTGCAGAACAACCGCCTCTCCGGCGGTATCCCCGCCTCCGTATTCTCTCTCCGCCAGCTCGTCCGCCTGAACCTCGCGGGTAATTCCCTCGACGGAGGAATCCCTGTGGCTTTCAACAACCTCACTGGCCTTTCGACGCTGCTCCTCGACCACAACCAGCTCTCCGGCGCGATCCCCGAACTCCGGCTTCTGGGTCTCCTCCGGTTCAGTGTGTCCTTCAACCAGCTCAACGGGTCCATCCCCGCAAGGCTCCGCGGTTTGCCCGCGAGCTCCTTCGAAGGAAACTCCCTCTGTGGTCGGCCCCTCGCCCCCTGTCTCGGCGAGGGTTCGCCCTCGCCGGCGCCGTCCCCGTGGATCGCCAGCAACAATGTCGATAGCGGCGGGAAAAAGAAGCTCTCCGCCGGCGCGATCGCGGGTATCGCCATTGGCTCCGCCATCGGCTTCTTGGTTCTCGTCCTCCTCCTGGTCCTCTGCTGCCGAAAGCGGGAAAAGGACGAGGCTGGACCAAAGGCGGGGGAAATGATGCAGCCAGAGGCGGAGATGGCTTTGAGGGGCAAGCGAGAGGCGGCGGATAATGTGGCTGGGCCACCTCAGGTGGCGGCCTTACCTGCGGCGGTGGCTGGAGGGGCGAGTGGGAGCGCTCGGAAGCTGGTGTTCATCGGGAAGGTTCAGGGGATATACGACCTGGATGACCTGCTGCGGGCATCGGCGGAGGTGCTCGGGAAAGGGACGGCCGGGACGACATACAaggcgatgctggagatggggatGGTGGTAACAGTAAAGCGCCTCAGGGACGTCAACGTCCCTGAGAAGGAGTTCCGCGAGAGGATGGAGGCCATCGGCGCCATGGACCACCCCAACTTGGTGGCCCTCCAAGCTTACTACCACAGCAAGGATGAGAAGCTTTTGGTCCATGAACTCGTGCCAAACGGAAGCCTCTCCTCCATCCTTCACGGTGAGCCCTTTCTTCTTCCTGGGTATTGCATTGCATGTCCTCGAACAGTGTCGGTGTTCCTTATACCGAATTCTTCTAATGTGTTCGAAGAATTGTCAAGCTAAGTACTCATGCTCTCAATTCATCTTCCATGGCAGGAAGTAAAGTATCGGGTCGCACCCCTCTCGACTGGGAGACGAGGCTGGAGATTGCTCTTGGAGCAGCACGGGGCATCGAGTTCATACACCTGCAGGGCTCTGGTCTCACTCATGGCAACATTAAGTCCTCCAACATCATTCTCTCGAAATCGAACGAGGCTCGCGTCTCCGACTTCGGCTTGAGCAGCCTGGGCTCCACCCCGATGCCCAATCAACGCGCCGCCAGCTACCGCGCCCCGGAGGTCACGGACGTCCGGAAGGTCTCCCAAAAGGCcgatgtttacagcttcggcgtgCTTCTCATGGAGCTGCTCACAGGCAAGCCTCCGACGCAGGCGCTCCACAACGAGGACGGCGTCGACCTGCCCAGGTGGGTCCAATCGGTCGTCAGGGAGAAATGGAGCTCAGAGGTATTTGACCATGAACTGCTGAGGCATCAGAACGTGGAGGAGGAAATGATGCAGCTGCTGCAGCTGGCCATTGACTGTGCTGTGCAGTTCCCAGAAAACCGGCCATCGATGTCGGAGGTCGTAGCTCGGATCGAAGGGATCCGCAGCAATTCTAGCATGACAAATCAGCAGCAAGGGGGCACCGCCTTTGGCGATTGATCGAATCATCTGTTCCTATCATCTTCAAGGCATCTTCTTCCATGGATGAACCAAAATTGGATTGTTTTTGTGTTTGTCCTGGGAGTAAGTCGATGGTTATTTTATTTTCCTTCCATTCCTTTTGAGTTGGAACTGTTCTTGTGGTTCTTCTTCATCCTAAATCTCCTGTTATTATTTACATTTGTTATTTTTTTGAGGGTTGTTTGATGCTGAGAATGAGTCCCTGTCCTTGAGGACTCTTCATGTTGTTTCATCTTGAGGTAATTTAACTTTATTGTATGGTAGAAGTGATGCTAGGATTGATGCTTCTTGATCATTGTTGTAATTACATTCTATGTATGTTTCAATCAAATAGTGGAAGATTCTGTAGCCTCATTACGGCTTTGCTAACCTCTCCATTCTCATAGGTTAACAGCTGACCATTGAAGTAGTTTTCTTGTGGGGCTGCATGAAATTTCTGTACTTTGGTGACCACCAACTGTATGTTATCTTGTACTGTATTATATGGACAACAATATAGCTGCCTTCAGTTCAGTGTTGACCAAACCAAAATCTATGTCACTAATTCTGCAAGATCTGCTGGCATTTTGGTCAGAGTAGCAGCAGCAAGAACAAGGCTTCATTCAAACTTAGATGAATCTTCTTCAGGTCTTCTACAGGTTTAGCAAAGTAATACAGGAATCAGGTCAGACTCTCTTCACTCGAGTTAGGTGGCTTCTGGTAATCAGATTTCTCCACATAAAACAACTCAATTCATGAGTGGGAGTTGAGAATTTGGACAAAAGTTGACACTTTCTTGAGTTAAATCTTCAGCAAGGGTTTATTGTTTGTGCTGCACTTGCATTTCCATTATTTGGAAAGGTTGGTCATACACAGCTAGCATTGAGTTTTATTAGATATAATGAGTGCTAGTTTAAATTGATTTCATTATAGAATTATTACATTCTAAATCATTCTTAATGCATTTCCTTATTGAAATAGAATCATAATATTTAGTTTCTTTGCTTCTCATTATATGTATATAGAGATGGGCTCATGTTTTCTTGTGGAATTGGTACTGGATATTAGTGAAATAAGTTTTTCCTTCTTTTAGTAGCAATACAAAATTTTATGCATCAGAATTAAATAAAGTTTATGCATCATAATTTGGTcatatcataaaaagaattattaACAGCACCTCAATAactacaacatcatagaaatgatTGTTGATTGAATATTTGGCAAGATAGATGAGCAAAATATTCTTATGATTTATTGAATTAGATGTGCTTTATAAATTGTGTGATCTTTTTGCAGAGAGAATAACAGTACATCAATTCTTGCAGTTCCTCCCTTTCTTTGCTGCCATCACATTTTTAAGGGAACACAGAAGAGATCATATCACAAGAAACAGCCCAAGAAGAGTGATTTGCATGTTGCCAATTCTTGCTCTAAATTATGAAATCTGCATTCAAACAGCTGCAATATGAGTCATAAAGAAACCATATTTTAATCTTGAAGAATATTTCAGGAATAGAAAAAAGTTCAAATTCCCAAACAAAAAAGTAGAGCATTGTGGAGTTGACGAAGGTTGGTAGTGCAGACCATCTGTTCCAGTAGTTCACACAGATGCAAACTGGATGAAATAAtagcaaaaaataattttttttctgtaATTAAAAGAATTAAAGTTCTTGAGCTGTTCCACTTGTCCCTCGGAGAGGCTGGCATGCGTGACATGACATATTTGAAGGGAAACGTAGGAGCATATCTTATGCAGTAGTTTCTTAGTCCTTTTCATGCTTAACTCCATTTTATATAACATTTTCTAATCCACTTAGTTTCTTTTGTCAACTCCTCCAAGCAAAGTTGTTCTTCCCATAAGCTTGATGCTTTATCAGCCCTATTAATTCATTTTTTTTCCCCCATGACATCCCTTCCCTCTGTtgagaattttatttttgtaaatctcaattttatccttttattttattttattttttaaaatttaaaaccgATTCGAATTAATGAACCCAAAGGCCTTCCTACTCTTTTGTGTGTCATCTTTCTTAGCTGCTTTTATTGTCTCCTCCTCGTTCTTTTCCTCATTTTTCTTGTTTTATTTCTCattaagaaaaaaagagatgGAGAAATAATGACGGAGCAAAGagtgaaaaaagaagaaaaaaaaaaaggatcgacCTCTTATATTAAATCTGATTTAATATAAGATCATCGAGAGATAATGAGAGACAAGCGCTATTTTTATTATTCTGAAAGGATATCTTGAATAAATTATTAATAGAGGtgcatcaaaaaaattaattaatgaagattttatgataaattacccTTTTCCTTTTCCTCTAATGACAAAGATGACAAGTGATGTTTCTCACATTTTGCATTTGGCAAAACTTCTTTAGCATACATGTATAACATAAAGCTATGCATCAAAGAAATCATATATAAACACTAATTATCCATAAACTAGCATATATTATTTCTTTTGAGGTGAGTGGTCCACAATATCCCACCAACGAAAATATTCGTGTTCCCAACCTAGAAAGAACGAGGAAGaaaaaaagtttgattcattatTCTTTTAGTTAATATAACGAAAAAGAAAGGATCCAAAATCATATATAGCAATTTCTCCCACTTAATTCATTGGAAACCTTTACTAGCAACTATAACTTACATACGACATTATATCTAATGTCATATTATACAAATTGACACATCTCATAAGTCTCGGGCAAGATCGTAAGCTTCTTTAGTTGGAGGGCTTGTCAATGATAGTCGATATCGTGGTGACcggataattacatattacctataTAGTTGGTTATCTTTAGTATTataatctttatactttaaaaaattatattgaggttacaaaagtaaaatatctaagtcCATTTATCCTAGTTTTACtaacaaaaacataaaaataaagaaaaaaaagataatttaacgATCGACGATGAATGATGATGACGTCGTTGGCGTTGATACTAGTGTCAGTGTTGACAAGATGTAGAGTGGTGTGGGGCGAGTGACAATGAGGTCAACGACACGCTCCTCGTGGAAGTGGGTGGTGTCACGATGAGAATGAACATTATCGTCGTCGGAGGTGGTCTAGCAACCACGTTTGCGTTGATACCAGTGACATCATCATTTGCtaccaaatattaaaattatatttttactcttttatttttatatttttatttagaaaacTAATGTCTCTAGGATAAATAaacttagatattttatttttttaatcataaaaatatcaatataactttttaaagtataatgATCAGGACGTTAAAGATAGCTAAATATAAAATGTAAAATGTAATTAGCCCCATGGTAACCTTGGACTTCATGATCATCTTGGACGTTGCGGCAGCTTCTGCCCACCATCGAAACGGTGATTCGAGGTCGTGATCTATTTGAAGGCTAACGTTTGTAGTGAGACTGTGGAGACCAACAGGTCGACAGTGAACCTGATACTACTTTGACGACGGAAAAGATGCCACCGTCGTGACCGGCAGCAAGAATGTGCACGACGGCATCACAACAACCTTCAGGTCTGCAACCTTCGGTAAGTCACCTACGTTTCTCTTGTCACCACTGAGGCTAATTCTACGTAAACGGAGGATTTCATGCAACTCCTCCATGAACTTCGAATCAAGTCACCACTTTTGGTGTTAGAGATGGAATTGGAGCACTGTTGATACTTTTCTTTCGGCTGTAATCTTGGTGTTGACTGTAGAGTCCACTAACATGTTTTTGAGACAAAATAAGATTGTTGAGGTTAGTCCATCAAATCATGCACATGGTTGGCATTGTTTGAATGACTTCTCCAGCCTCTCCAATCACTACGACGTCCCCATGCAATCATTCATCTTTGACTGCCTCGTTCTCGATCTCCTCCGCCTTGTGGTTGCATCCATCACCGGCAACGTCATGACGTTCGAGAACATGGCCGGACCGGAGAAAAACCAAGCCGTCGCCCTCCGATCAGGGTCGGACCTCTCCGTGTTCTACCGCTGCAGATTCAAGGGCTACCAAGGCACTCTCTATGTGCACTCGCAGCGGCAGCTCATCTACAGCACTGTCGACTTCATCTTCGGCGA is from Musa acuminata AAA Group cultivar baxijiao chromosome BXJ3-8, Cavendish_Baxijiao_AAA, whole genome shotgun sequence and encodes:
- the LOC103995255 gene encoding probable inactive receptor kinase At1g48480 is translated as MSFNRLDHPMMASGRRTMGSLLRLFLFFSFFCSLFGGGAPDDLASDRAALIAFSAAVSGVTRRWNVSDPSPCAWYGVTCASNRVTELRLPGSYLLGRIPSGTLANLTALRALSLRYNLLSGSLPPDFAALANLRYLYLQNNRLSGGIPASVFSLRQLVRLNLAGNSLDGGIPVAFNNLTGLSTLLLDHNQLSGAIPELRLLGLLRFSVSFNQLNGSIPARLRGLPASSFEGNSLCGRPLAPCLGEGSPSPAPSPWIASNNVDSGGKKKLSAGAIAGIAIGSAIGFLVLVLLLVLCCRKREKDEAGPKAGEMMQPEAEMALRGKREAADNVAGPPQVAALPAAVAGGASGSARKLVFIGKVQGIYDLDDLLRASAEVLGKGTAGTTYKAMLEMGMVVTVKRLRDVNVPEKEFRERMEAIGAMDHPNLVALQAYYHSKDEKLLVHELVPNGSLSSILHGSKVSGRTPLDWETRLEIALGAARGIEFIHLQGSGLTHGNIKSSNIILSKSNEARVSDFGLSSLGSTPMPNQRAASYRAPEVTDVRKVSQKADVYSFGVLLMELLTGKPPTQALHNEDGVDLPRWVQSVVREKWSSEVFDHELLRHQNVEEEMMQLLQLAIDCAVQFPENRPSMSEVVARIEGIRSNSSMTNQQQGGTAFGD
- the LOC135645024 gene encoding plasmodesmata-located protein 7-like, with the protein product MSELLLLLVFSSLASLTTSVADDYTGFVYAGCSQLKYTPDSPYQLNVESLLSSIANAATFSSYANYTSASAAASSPVYGLFQCRGDLSSSDCNSCVRFALSQLSAFCPFTAGAAVQLNGCFLRYGNDSFVGKPDTSVLSKNCGPVAGGGGYNSDVLGMRDAALASLASGFTGGSYRVGAAGSVQAMAQCVGDQGAKQCNDCVAAAVAQLKAACPFAVAGDAYLGKCYAKYWSSGVYHSDTNDHGDQVGKTVAIIIGLIVVVALIIILAAFLKKVGNSGKD